A single Anopheles arabiensis isolate DONGOLA chromosome 2, AaraD3, whole genome shotgun sequence DNA region contains:
- the LOC120893210 gene encoding GATA zinc finger domain-containing protein 10-like, producing MKQNSSKPTTTVPPSKAGSRASMQRGHHNQQGQQQQQQQQQQQQQMAFHQQQMQPAAVTFQQQASYQQAPQHHHLPHMQQQPMGCIVLPSGTMHQQPQHTTYMAQQPGLQPNAGNSAGPMYVGSAMVQQTSLQAGPAGFSTSAQPPVGYLQTTQHQPSMAPQQVQQRPNYQPTVADFVAGNAVAAGYSGTHQPYKQQHQQSQSMQSFQEAPTSSYPIHMPSTHHPEGSTSEAHYFFDANCTMPVVQQQQGPSTVTGCRNPKCTGCKSFRHN from the exons atgaaacaaaattcCTCTAAGCCCACGACGACAGTTCCGCCATCGAAGG CGGGAAGCCGTGCTTCGATGCAACGTGGACACCATAATCAgcaggggcagcagcagcagcagcagcagcagcagcagcagcagcagatggcttttcaccagcagcagatgcAACCGGCTGCAGTAACGTTCCAGCAGCAAGCCTCGTATCAGCAGGCACCACAACACCATCACCTTCCCCATATGCAGCAACAGCCGATGGGGTGCATAGTGTTGCCGTCAGGCACGATGCACCAACAACCGCAGCACACCACGTACATGGCCCAACAGCCCGGGCTGCAGCCAAACGCGGGTAATTCCGCCGGTCCCATGTATGTCGGTTCGGCTATGGTTCAGCAAACATCTCTCCAAGCCGGACCGGCCGGCTTTTCGACATCGGCCCAACCACCGGTAGGATATCTGCAAACCACCCAGCACCAGCCATCGATGGCACCACAACAGGTACAGCAACGACCTAACTACCAGCCAACCGTGGCAGACTTTGTGGCAGGTAATGCTGTCGCTGCTGGCTACTCTGGTACACATCAACCGTacaaacagcaacatcagcagtcGCAGTCAATGCAATCCTTTCAAGAAGCTCCAACTTCCTCGTACCCGATCCATATGCCGTCGACACATCATCCGGAAGGCTCAACGTCGGAAGCTCATTATTTCTTCG ATGCGAACTGCACGATGCCGGTcgtacaacaacagcaaggCCCGTCAACGGTGACCGGATGCAGAAACCCGAAGTGTACTGGCTGTAAATCCTTTCGACACAACTAA